The Gemella haemolysans ATCC 10379 genome segment ATTTAATATTTAATTCAAACTTTCATCTCTTTAGCTCCTTTCATAATTATATTTTATATAATAAATATTTAAAAATCTATAGATAATGCATATTCGGTTAGTTTTCTTGTTTATTCGGTAATTTATATACTAATTACAAATACAGTATATTTTACTTAATAAATACATATATTGTTTTTAAAAAAATATAAATAATTTATAAAAAATATATTTAAATAATATGACAATTAAGATTAAAATACGTTTACTTAAATTTTTTTTGATTTTTTTTAACTTTATACTTGATTTTATTTCAATTTTGATATATTATACTGAGGTATTTAAAATTTTATAAAAGGAGAATTATTTTTATGTTAAACGAATTTAAAAAATTTGCATTTAAAGGAAACGTATTAGACCTAGCTATCGGGGTTATCATGGGGGCTGCTTTCGGTAAAATCGTTAGTTCATTAGTAACTGACATTATGATGCCACTTATCGCTCTTGTATTCCCAGCTAAACCAGACTTCACAAAGTTAGCTTGGGAAGGTATCAAATACGGTAACTTCATCCAAATCACTATCGACTTCTTAATTACTGCTATCGCAATCTTCGTATTCGTTAAAGCTATTAACACTGCTAAAGAAAAAATGTCTAAAGAAGAAGCAGCTGAAGAAACTCCAGAAGTTGATGCTAAAGAAGAGCTTCTTAAAGAAATCCGTGATTTATTAAAAAAATAATAAATTAAAAATTTAAGGTCTGACAATGTCAGACCCTTTTTTATTGCTTGAAACATAAAGAATCCCTTGAAAATTAATTTTCCAAGGGATTCTTTTCTATATAGATTTAGAACTTTAATTTTTTCTAATATTTAAAATTACTCTTCCTCTTTTTTACGGCGTTTTATTGCTGCAAATAGACCTACAATAGCTAATCCTAAACCTGCTAACTCACTATTATTTTGTGATTGACCTGTATTAGCTAAACGTTTAGTTGGAACACTAGAAGTTTTATCTCGTAAGTTTGAGCGAATTTCTGACTCATTATTATCAATTCCAACATAATTCGGTAATTCTGAATGAATTTCTGGATCTCCATTTACTCCTCCATTGAATTCTGGTAAGGCTGGTTGAATCTCTGACTCTCCATTTACTCCTCCATTGAATTCTGGTAAGGCTGGTTGAATCTCTGACTCTCCATTTACTCCTCCTTTGAATTCTGGTAAGGCTGGTTGAATCTCTGACTCTCCATTTACTCCTCCATTGAATTCTGGTAACTCTGGCTGAACTTCTGGGTCTCCATTTACTCCTCCATTGAATTCTGGTAAGGCTGGTTGAATCTCTGGCTCTCCTTTTACTCCTCCTGTGAATTCTGGTGACTCTGGTTGTACCTCTGGATCTCCATTCACTCCTCCTGCGAATTCTGGTAATGCTCGATGTATCTCTGGATCTCCATTCACTCCTCCATTGAATTCTGGTAATGCTCGGTGTACCTCTGAATCTCCATTCGCTCCTCCATTGAATTCCGGTAAGGCTTGTTGAACTTCAGGTATTCCTTTTTCATTACTATGACGGACCACTATTGGTACATCCACTTCTTCTTCACTTCCGTCTGGATAGTGGACGATCGCTACTCCTGTATGCTCTCCTGGAGTCGTTACTTCTGGAGTTTCTTTCCATCTTACTGTTGTTCCACTTGGTGCGTTTTTCTTATCTACACTTGCTTCTGCATCTGGCACTGTTCCATTGTCTACCGTTTGTGGTTTTCCTACTGGATTATACGTGTCTTTTTGTGGTTTCACTGTAATTGGTACATCCACTTCTTCTTCACTTCCGTCTGGATAGTGGACGATCGCTACTCCTGTATGCTCTCCTGGAGTCGTTACTTCTGGAGTTTCTTTCCATCTTACTGTTGTTCCACTTGGTGCGTTTTTCTTATCTACACTTGCTTCTGCATCTGGCACTGTTCCATTGTCTACCGTTTGTGGAAGCGGAGCTGGATTAAATTTCGTCATCATTGATTTAACAGTAATCGTAACTTGTATACTATTACTATTATTAGCATTGTCTGTCACTTGAATCGTTACATTATACGATTGCTCGTTAGTTCCTACGGGTAATTTTGTTACCTCTTGAACTCCATTTTTAAACTTAATTGTTTTAGTCGCTTCATCATATGTTAAGAAGTTTGGTAACCCTGTTACCGTTGTTGACTTAACACCGCTTCCTCCTGGGTTATCAGTAGTTGTAACTTTTATAGAAGGCAATGTTCTATCTAGTGCAATTAAATCCCAATTTTGTCTATCTGTCGGTGTTTGAATTGTTGGTTTTGT includes the following:
- the mscL gene encoding large conductance mechanosensitive channel protein MscL → MLNEFKKFAFKGNVLDLAIGVIMGAAFGKIVSSLVTDIMMPLIALVFPAKPDFTKLAWEGIKYGNFIQITIDFLITAIAIFVFVKAINTAKEKMSKEEAAEETPEVDAKEELLKEIRDLLKK